Proteins encoded within one genomic window of Brassica rapa cultivar Chiifu-401-42 chromosome A09, CAAS_Brap_v3.01, whole genome shotgun sequence:
- the LOC103841111 gene encoding probable galacturonosyltransferase-like 7: MLWIMRFSGLVSALLAIIVLSPSLQSFPPAEAIRSSHLDAYLRFPSSDAPPHRFSFRRAPLFRNAADCAAADAGIGVCSPSLVHVAITLDFEYLRGSIAAVHSILQHSSCPESVFFHFLVSETDLESLVRASFPELKFKVYYFDPEIVRSMISTSVRQALEQPLNYARNYLADMLEPCVRRVIYLDSDLIVVDDIAKLWRTNLGSKTIGAPEYCHANFTKYFTPAFWSDERFSGAFRGRSPCYFNTGVMVMDLERWRSVGYTEVIERWMEIQKSDRIYELGSLPPFLLVFAGEVAPIEHRWNQHGLGGDNVRGSCRDLHPGPVSLLHWSGSGKPWFRLDSRKPCPLDTLWAPYDLYGHSR, encoded by the coding sequence ATGCTCTGGATCATGCGATTCTCCGGTTTAGTCTCCGCTCTATTAGCCATCATCGTCCTCTCACCTTCTCTCCAATCCTTTCCACCAGCTGAAGCCATCAGATCCTCTCACCTCGACGCTTACCTCCGATTCCCATCCTCCGACGCGCCGCCGCATAGATTCTCCTTCAGGAGAGCCCCTCTCTTCCGCAATGCAGCCGATTGCGCTGCTGCAGACGCCGGAATCGGCGTCTGCAGCCCTTCGCTGGTCCACGTGGCGATCACTCTCGATTTCGAGTACCTCCGCGGCTCGATCGCCGCGGTGCACTCGATTCTCCAGCACTCGTCGTGCCCCGAGAGCGTCTTCTTCCATTTCCTCGTCTCCGAGACGGACCTGGAGTCTTTGGTTCGCGCGAGCTTCCCCGAATTGAAATTCAAGGTTTACTATTTCGATCCGGAGATCGTGCGGTCCATGATCTCGACCTCCGTGAGGCAGGCCCTCGAGCAGCCGTTGAATTACGCTAGAAACTACTTGGCTGACATGTTGGAGCCCTGCGTGAGGCGCGTGATCTACCTCGACTCCGATCTGATCGTCGTCGACGACATCGCCAAGCTATGGAGGACGAATCTGGGGTCGAAAACGATCGGAGCTCCGGAGTACTGCCACGCGAACTTCACGAAGTATTTCACGCCGGCGTTCTGGTCCGACGAGAGATTCTCCGGCGCGTTCAGAGGGAGGAGCCCGTGCTACTTCAACACGGGGGTGATGGTGATGGATCTCGAGAGGTGGAGGAGCGTGGGGTACACGGAGGTGATCGAGAGGTGGATGGAGATTCAGAAGAGCGATCGGATTTACGAGCTGGGCTCTTTGCCGCCGTTCTTGCTGGTTTTCGCCGGAGAGGTGGCGCCGATTGAGCATCGGTGGAATCAGCACGGTTTAGGAGGAGATAACGTGAGAGGGAGCTGCAGAGATCTACATCCCGGTCCGGTTAGCTTGTTGCATTGGTCTGGTAGTGGTAAACCGTGGTTCCGGTTAGACTCGAGAAAGCCTTGTCCACTTGATACTCTTTGGGCACCTTATGATTTGTATGGACACTCACGCTGA
- the LOC103841112 gene encoding putative two-component response regulator ARR20 isoform X2, with protein sequence MSVSSNILKENSRDLLREEEPGDDEVEFPINDEDEDFSITSIRIVLVDSDPESLCLMKNLMTQYSYQVRDFKNGAEAIAFLMMSKHEIDLVIWDFHVPEINGLEALKTIGKEMDLPVVIMSHEHKKKTVMESTKRGSCNFLLKPVSKEIIAVLWQHVYRKRVSIYSVESNPEENVGLDQDDIDLYQTNSNSGEQTSSYQKEGKNKKPRMTWTPELHQLFEKAVEKMGGVEQAVPKQILKCMQEEKDAEGLTRNNVASHLQKYRLNSGKKSSMIQETREDSEWRNAGPNTALTASKPLPNSIFGLHTRVPYFANDQDARNGPMQYPSTNYFTMDNGHFMTNSFANLPYTDSFHQQQQQQFQHQQYSNSSLQLPSVITKQEFPYVSAALENPDLIANENSLYMDLGDYLQEGLSDFDKTNRY encoded by the exons ATGTCAGTTTCATCAAACATACTCAAAGAGAATTCTCGCGACTTGTTGCGAGAAGAGGAACCTGGTGATGATGAAGTCGAATTTCCCATTAACGATGAGGACGAAGATTTTTCGATAACGAGTATTAGGATTGTTTTGGTAGACTCAGATCCTGAATCCTTATGCCTCATGAAGAACCTCATGACACAGTACTCTTACCAAG TAAGGGATTTTAAAAACGGAGCTGAAGCTATTGCTTTCTTGATGATGAGCAAGCATGAGATCGATTTAGTGATTTGGGATTTTCACGTGCCCGAGATTAATGGACTGGAAGCTCTCAAAACCATTGGTAAAGAGATGGATTTGCCCGTAGTAA TAATGTCTCATGAACACAAGAAGAAAACTGTGATGGAATCGACAAAACGAGGCTCATGTAACTTTCTCCTGAAGCCAGTGAGCAAAGAAATCATTGCAGTTCTATGGCAACATGTTTACCGCAAGAGAGTATCTATATATTCCGTTGAATCAAATCCAGAAGAAAATGTCGGTTTAGATCAAGATGATATTGATCTCTATCAGACCAACTCCAATAGCGGAGAACAAACCAGTTCCTATCAAAAAGAAGGCAAGAACAAGAAACCGCGGATGACTTGGACACCTGAACTTCACCAACTGTTTGAAAAAGCGGTCGAGAAAATGGGCGGTGTTGAAC AGGCCGTTCCAAAGCAGATTCTCAAATGTATGCAAGAAGAAAAGGATGCGGAAGGACTCACTAGAAACAATGTAGCCAGTCATCTTCAG AAGTACCGTCTAAATTCAGGGAAAAAGTCATCCATGATCCAGGAAACTCGAGAAGATTCTGAGTGGCGTAATGCTGGACCAAACACCGCTCTCACGGCTTCTAAACCGCTACCAAACTCCATCTTCGGTCTCCATACTAGAGTACCGTATTTTGCGAACGATCAAGACGCAAGAAACGGCCCCATGCAGTATCCTTCAACCAATTACTTCACAATGGACAATGGCCATTTCATGACCAACTCTTTTGCTAATCTACCTTATACTGACTCGTTtcatcagcaacaacaacaacaatttcAACATCAGCAGTACTCCAATTCTTCTCTTCAGTTACCTTCCGTGATAACCAAACAAGAGTTTCCATACGTGTCAGCAGCCCTGGAAAATCCCGATCTCATAGCTAATGAAAATTCACTCTACATGGACTTGGGAGACTATTTGCAAGAAGGACTTAGCGATTTCGATAAGACTAATCGTTATTGA
- the LOC103842072 gene encoding uncharacterized protein LOC103842072 isoform X1 produces the protein MEITPKRYWRRWRGYEKLDGSSTAGRRNGKRVKMDPTSKKRSWRIKIMPKLRILRRASPKKLLVWLRDSYVNMMMRLANSRAVGPSAYGGSSFGSGQMKEYDEKVLVEIYKSILMAKAQGNRVQRDTASKLPSGPAVVSVSPVVK, from the exons ATGGAGATAACGCCGAAGAGGTATTGGCGGAGGTGGAGAGGATACGAGAAGCTTGATGGGTCATCAACAGCGGGAAGAAGGAATGGAAAACGGGTCAAAATGGATCCGACCAGCAAGAAACGCTCATGGAGGATCAAGATTATGCCGAAATTGAGGATTCTCAGAAGAGCGTCCCCTAAGAAGCTTCTCGTTTGGTTACGCGATTCTTATGTTAATATGATGATGCGGCTGGCGAATTCACGGGCTGTCGGACCTTCTGCATACGGTGGATCCAGTTTCGGGTCGGGTCAGATGAAGGAGTATGATGAGAAAGTGCTTGTGGAGATATACAAGTCCATATTGATGGCGAAGGCGCAGGGGAATCGCGTGCAACGCGACACGGCTAGCAAGCTTCCTTCTGGACCAGCTGTTGTATCTGTCTCTCCGGTTGTTAA GTAA
- the LOC103841112 gene encoding putative two-component response regulator ARR20 isoform X1 has product MSVSSNILKENSRDLLREEEPGDDEVEFPINDEDEDFSITSIRIVLVDSDPESLCLMKNLMTQYSYQVRDFKNGAEAIAFLMMSKHEIDLVIWDFHVPEINGLEALKTIGKEMDLPVVIMSHEHKKKTVMESTKRGSCNFLLKPVSKEIIAVLWQHVYRKRVSIYSVESNPEENVGLDQDDIDLYQTNSNSGEQTSSYQKEGKNKKPRMTWTPELHQLFEKAVEKMGGVERNHSHESLVNIQFFFSCYSFIILFFILTMLNAEAVPKQILKCMQEEKDAEGLTRNNVASHLQKYRLNSGKKSSMIQETREDSEWRNAGPNTALTASKPLPNSIFGLHTRVPYFANDQDARNGPMQYPSTNYFTMDNGHFMTNSFANLPYTDSFHQQQQQQFQHQQYSNSSLQLPSVITKQEFPYVSAALENPDLIANENSLYMDLGDYLQEGLSDFDKTNRY; this is encoded by the exons ATGTCAGTTTCATCAAACATACTCAAAGAGAATTCTCGCGACTTGTTGCGAGAAGAGGAACCTGGTGATGATGAAGTCGAATTTCCCATTAACGATGAGGACGAAGATTTTTCGATAACGAGTATTAGGATTGTTTTGGTAGACTCAGATCCTGAATCCTTATGCCTCATGAAGAACCTCATGACACAGTACTCTTACCAAG TAAGGGATTTTAAAAACGGAGCTGAAGCTATTGCTTTCTTGATGATGAGCAAGCATGAGATCGATTTAGTGATTTGGGATTTTCACGTGCCCGAGATTAATGGACTGGAAGCTCTCAAAACCATTGGTAAAGAGATGGATTTGCCCGTAGTAA TAATGTCTCATGAACACAAGAAGAAAACTGTGATGGAATCGACAAAACGAGGCTCATGTAACTTTCTCCTGAAGCCAGTGAGCAAAGAAATCATTGCAGTTCTATGGCAACATGTTTACCGCAAGAGAGTATCTATATATTCCGTTGAATCAAATCCAGAAGAAAATGTCGGTTTAGATCAAGATGATATTGATCTCTATCAGACCAACTCCAATAGCGGAGAACAAACCAGTTCCTATCAAAAAGAAGGCAAGAACAAGAAACCGCGGATGACTTGGACACCTGAACTTCACCAACTGTTTGAAAAAGCGGTCGAGAAAATGGGCGGTGTTGAACGTAATCATTCACACGAATCTCTTGTgaatattcagttttttttttcatgttattcatttattatcttatttttcattttGACTATGTTAAATGCAGAGGCCGTTCCAAAGCAGATTCTCAAATGTATGCAAGAAGAAAAGGATGCGGAAGGACTCACTAGAAACAATGTAGCCAGTCATCTTCAG AAGTACCGTCTAAATTCAGGGAAAAAGTCATCCATGATCCAGGAAACTCGAGAAGATTCTGAGTGGCGTAATGCTGGACCAAACACCGCTCTCACGGCTTCTAAACCGCTACCAAACTCCATCTTCGGTCTCCATACTAGAGTACCGTATTTTGCGAACGATCAAGACGCAAGAAACGGCCCCATGCAGTATCCTTCAACCAATTACTTCACAATGGACAATGGCCATTTCATGACCAACTCTTTTGCTAATCTACCTTATACTGACTCGTTtcatcagcaacaacaacaacaatttcAACATCAGCAGTACTCCAATTCTTCTCTTCAGTTACCTTCCGTGATAACCAAACAAGAGTTTCCATACGTGTCAGCAGCCCTGGAAAATCCCGATCTCATAGCTAATGAAAATTCACTCTACATGGACTTGGGAGACTATTTGCAAGAAGGACTTAGCGATTTCGATAAGACTAATCGTTATTGA
- the LOC103842072 gene encoding uncharacterized protein LOC103842072 isoform X2, which produces MEITPKRYWRRWRGYEKLDGSSTAGRRNGKRVKMDPTSKKRSWRIKIMPKLRILRRASPKKLLVWLRDSYVNMMMRLANSRAVGPSAYGGSSFGSGQMKEYDEKVLVEIYKSILMAKAQGNRVQRDTASKLPSGPAVVSVSPVVK; this is translated from the exons ATGGAGATAACGCCGAAGAGGTATTGGCGGAGGTGGAGAGGATACGAGAAGCTTGATGGGTCATCAACAGCGGGAAGAAGGAATGGAAAACGGGTCAAAATGGATCCGACCAGCAAGAAACGCTCATGGAGGATCAAGATTATGCCGAAATTGAGGATTCTCAGAAGAGCGTCCCCTAAGAAGCTTCTCGTTTGGTTACGCGATTCTTATGTTAATATGATGATGCGGCTGGCGAATTCACGGGCTGTCGGACCTTCTGCATACGGTGGATCCAGTTTCGGGTCGGGTCAGATGAAGGAGTATGATGAGAAAGTGCTTGTGGAGATATACAAGTCCATATTGATGGCGAAGGCGCAGGGGAATCGCGTGCAACGCGACACGGCTAGCAAGCTTCCTTCTGGAC CAGCTGTTGTATCTGTCTCTCCGGTTGTTAAGTAA